A stretch of Pseudolysobacter antarcticus DNA encodes these proteins:
- a CDS encoding tyrosine-type recombinase/integrase: MARTPKGLSIATRESRSRLKSRKAPYWRQIIPGLFVGYSKRVVSHTWVTKRVVDGKYIRERLGVADDFMDAAHDGLSMTYIQAVAASQERARGIRISHVEPKAQNVTVNQALDAYFEDRQRSNPQDSSVKTDAQQTARHVRPILGRMFVNSITDSDLKNWQSRVRNTPPSVRGHGEGIRSARAVNMNDPEVLRRRTQTTNRIWNTFRAALNHAWRISSNGIMTRDAWAKVKPLKVSDSGPPRMLSVEDARGLLDHCAADFRPVVEAALMTGARYGEIVRLRVSDFDAARSAIRIHQTKTGKTLYQPLTGEGCRFFKAHTEGRFPGMFMFARSDGDPWGKSHQARPIKEAATGAGLSNVSFKVTRATYGKLLLLATNDIELVAKALGHSDSRITRKHYAQYLPNEVAEAVLKMPEFGIGGIPRTVETDSSVECG, from the coding sequence ATGGCACGCACCCCGAAAGGTTTATCGATAGCCACCCGCGAGTCACGGTCGCGTCTGAAGTCTCGGAAGGCGCCTTACTGGCGTCAGATAATCCCAGGGCTGTTTGTTGGCTACTCAAAGCGCGTTGTTTCACACACGTGGGTTACTAAGCGCGTTGTGGATGGAAAGTACATACGCGAACGCCTTGGCGTAGCCGACGATTTCATGGACGCGGCACACGACGGTCTATCCATGACCTATATTCAGGCCGTCGCTGCGTCACAGGAGCGAGCAAGGGGGATACGCATTAGCCACGTTGAGCCGAAGGCGCAAAATGTGACCGTCAACCAGGCCCTCGACGCGTACTTCGAGGATCGGCAGCGCTCGAATCCACAAGACTCATCCGTAAAAACAGATGCGCAACAAACGGCGAGACACGTGCGGCCAATTTTGGGGCGGATGTTCGTCAATTCGATTACCGATTCGGATCTGAAGAATTGGCAGAGCAGAGTCAGGAATACTCCACCATCGGTTCGCGGACATGGCGAAGGCATTCGCAGCGCCCGTGCAGTGAATATGAATGACCCTGAGGTTCTTAGGCGCCGCACCCAGACCACCAATCGGATATGGAATACGTTTCGGGCGGCGTTGAATCATGCTTGGCGGATATCCTCCAACGGCATCATGACGCGCGACGCCTGGGCCAAGGTCAAACCTCTAAAGGTGTCGGACTCAGGGCCGCCAAGAATGCTCAGTGTAGAAGATGCGCGAGGTCTGCTCGACCATTGCGCGGCCGATTTTCGCCCCGTGGTAGAAGCCGCGCTTATGACGGGCGCTCGCTACGGTGAGATCGTGCGATTACGCGTCAGCGACTTTGACGCGGCACGTTCGGCAATTCGGATCCATCAGACAAAAACCGGTAAGACGCTCTATCAACCGTTGACAGGAGAGGGTTGTCGTTTTTTCAAAGCGCATACGGAGGGACGTTTCCCAGGCATGTTCATGTTCGCTCGATCTGACGGAGATCCTTGGGGCAAATCACATCAAGCTCGTCCCATAAAAGAAGCGGCGACCGGTGCGGGACTCTCAAATGTCAGCTTCAAAGTGACACGAGCTACCTACGGCAAGCTATTGCTGTTGGCTACAAATGACATTGAGCTCGTTGCCAAGGCGCTCGGACACAGCGATAGCCGTATCACGCGCAAGCACTATGCGCAGTACTTGCCGAACGAAGTCGCTGAAGCCGTGTTGAAAATGCCCGAGTTCGGAATCGGTGGAATCCCTCGCACGGTTGAAACTGATAGCTCTGTTGAATGCGGCTAG
- a CDS encoding YncE family protein, with the protein MNSAAGATWLTHSVDIGGVPVALRVDAKRERIYLSVPGSNRVFFVDLHTLEVQRQVYVGFHPTGMDLSHDGDTLYTALNQAGAIGVYDLTTDVGYEFDISLPLGDSRTYDVAEVSPGIVFASASPCGGGFAYVVRADIHAATATRVADQNIIRCSPAFAVDPVGASLFVSNYEFPSIQAFDTSQVSAPVSSYLQPGTGPSIHAGLGLAINPTGDRLSFTDGTVIQTQNYSSVGDIHAGPSVFSADGSYLVSAFGAMPVIIYRHNAMNLAAVDEIESTCDPFNGSEMPTAIRNLPGQVGWAFISGSWLCTLQLIPDGIFLDSFDH; encoded by the coding sequence TTGAATAGTGCCGCGGGAGCAACTTGGTTAACGCATTCGGTCGATATCGGGGGCGTTCCGGTAGCGTTGCGGGTTGACGCAAAGCGCGAGCGAATTTACCTATCCGTGCCTGGCAGTAACCGCGTTTTCTTTGTTGATCTCCACACACTCGAAGTCCAACGACAGGTGTACGTTGGTTTTCATCCTACGGGCATGGACCTTAGTCACGACGGCGACACGCTGTACACCGCGCTAAATCAGGCGGGTGCGATCGGCGTTTACGACCTTACAACTGACGTCGGCTACGAGTTTGACATCAGTCTCCCACTGGGCGACTCGCGGACGTACGACGTCGCTGAGGTCTCGCCGGGTATTGTCTTTGCTTCGGCCAGTCCTTGCGGTGGTGGATTTGCTTACGTAGTGCGCGCGGACATCCATGCCGCCACTGCAACCCGCGTTGCTGACCAGAACATCATACGCTGCTCTCCGGCCTTCGCTGTCGACCCCGTCGGCGCCTCATTGTTTGTTTCGAACTACGAATTTCCGTCGATCCAGGCATTTGACACCTCGCAGGTCAGCGCCCCTGTATCGTCGTATCTTCAGCCAGGGACTGGCCCCTCCATTCACGCCGGACTCGGGCTCGCCATAAATCCAACGGGAGACCGACTGTCGTTCACGGATGGGACAGTCATTCAAACACAAAACTATTCAAGCGTCGGTGACATACACGCTGGTCCTTCCGTGTTTTCCGCTGATGGGTCCTACCTTGTATCTGCATTCGGCGCGATGCCAGTGATCATCTACCGCCATAACGCGATGAATTTAGCCGCCGTGGATGAAATCGAATCCACGTGCGATCCATTCAACGGGTCAGAAATGCCTACCGCAATCCGAAATTTGCCGGGACAAGTCGGCTGGGCATTTATCTCCGGTAGTTGGCTGTGTACTCTTCAGCTAATTCCGGACGGCATTTTCCTCGATAGTTTCGACCATTAG
- a CDS encoding YncE family protein, translating into MRKLAPIILFVGLLHSAPGAALDVWVSHQVNFTSAPGAARYDPVRSVIYVSIPGAKQIAVVDLHTYAVSKTIDTPGDMPRGLDLSADSETLYAALSQSGSVLVYKTQGETFSSVGIGTQLGSTYTWDIAETSPGVVFASAGEGDGGLSYIARLDLNTMTATRVANNQIIRASPIFGKDPTGNALYIGEGFFPNSLYKLDITQDLAPISMTAPFDSLVNIDISIAVSPDGQKLVLGGGEVVRASELTEDGYVGPGVAVYSKDGASIASAYGNAPLAIHRFDTARLDEMEIVPTSCNFENYLSPPEIPTAIVNLEPAGGWVVIAPNMVCITQRVPDEIFGGAFE; encoded by the coding sequence ATGCGCAAACTTGCACCTATTATCTTATTTGTGGGCCTGCTGCACTCTGCCCCCGGAGCAGCGCTCGACGTTTGGGTTTCGCATCAGGTGAATTTCACCAGTGCGCCTGGCGCGGCCCGCTACGACCCCGTTCGCAGCGTCATCTATGTTTCTATTCCCGGCGCGAAACAGATCGCTGTCGTGGACCTTCATACCTATGCCGTTTCGAAGACCATCGACACGCCGGGCGATATGCCTCGGGGCCTAGATTTGAGCGCTGACTCCGAGACGCTCTACGCAGCGCTATCCCAATCGGGAAGCGTGCTCGTCTATAAAACACAAGGCGAGACCTTCAGCTCAGTCGGCATCGGCACGCAGCTGGGAAGTACCTACACTTGGGACATCGCGGAGACATCGCCCGGCGTTGTGTTTGCATCCGCAGGCGAAGGCGATGGCGGCCTTAGCTACATAGCCCGTCTCGACCTCAACACGATGACAGCCACGCGCGTGGCGAACAACCAAATCATCAGAGCCTCACCTATCTTTGGTAAGGACCCTACCGGCAATGCGCTGTACATTGGTGAGGGATTTTTCCCCAACTCTCTATACAAGCTCGATATCACTCAGGATTTGGCGCCGATTTCTATGACTGCTCCGTTCGATAGCCTAGTCAATATCGACATCAGTATTGCCGTAAGTCCAGACGGGCAGAAACTGGTGCTCGGGGGCGGGGAGGTGGTTCGCGCTAGCGAGCTGACGGAGGATGGATACGTGGGCCCCGGCGTTGCTGTCTACTCAAAGGACGGCGCGAGTATCGCCTCTGCTTACGGTAACGCACCTTTGGCAATTCACCGATTTGATACCGCGCGGCTCGACGAGATGGAAATAGTGCCGACGAGTTGCAACTTCGAGAATTATTTGTCTCCTCCCGAAATCCCCACCGCTATTGTTAACCTAGAACCTGCCGGCGGGTGGGTGGTGATCGCCCCGAACATGGTATGCATCACTCAACGAGTGCCCGACGAGATTTTCGGGGGTGCTTTTGAATAG